One Phenylobacterium hankyongense DNA segment encodes these proteins:
- a CDS encoding 2OG-Fe(II) oxygenase, giving the protein MDAALLSPDLSDRIAGLSWADIARELDAHGCAILPQLLPEAACGAVANWYDEPARFRSTVVMGRHGFGRGEYRYFAYPLPDPVAELRTALYPPLAQIANRWNGELGLPVRYPETHGDFLARCHAAGQARPTPLLLRYGVGDYNCLHQDLYGEHVFPLQVAILLSEPGRDFEGGEFVLTEQRPRMQSRVEVAPLRQGDAVIFPVSHRPIAGARGVYRVNLRHGVSRLRAGLRHTLGVIFHDAA; this is encoded by the coding sequence ATGGACGCCGCCCTGCTCTCGCCCGACCTGTCCGACCGGATCGCCGGCCTCTCCTGGGCCGACATCGCCCGGGAGCTGGACGCGCACGGCTGCGCGATCCTTCCGCAGTTGCTGCCGGAGGCGGCCTGCGGCGCCGTCGCGAACTGGTACGACGAGCCCGCGCGGTTCCGCAGCACCGTAGTCATGGGCCGCCATGGCTTCGGGCGCGGCGAGTACCGCTATTTCGCCTATCCCCTGCCCGACCCGGTGGCCGAACTGCGGACCGCGCTCTATCCGCCGCTGGCGCAGATCGCCAACCGCTGGAACGGCGAGCTGGGATTGCCGGTCCGCTATCCCGAGACGCACGGCGACTTCCTCGCCCGCTGCCACGCCGCCGGCCAGGCCCGGCCGACGCCCCTGCTGCTGCGGTACGGCGTGGGCGACTACAACTGCCTGCACCAGGATCTCTACGGCGAGCACGTCTTCCCGCTGCAGGTGGCGATCCTGCTCTCCGAGCCCGGCCGCGACTTCGAAGGCGGCGAGTTCGTGCTGACCGAGCAGCGGCCGCGCATGCAGTCCCGGGTCGAGGTCGCGCCGCTGCGGCAAGGCGATGCGGTGATCTTCCCGGTCAGTCACCGGCCCATCGCCGGCGCCCGCGGCGTCTACCGCGTCAACCTTCGCCATGGCGTCAGTCGGCTCCGCGCGGGCCTGCGCCACACGCTGGGCGTCATCTTCCACGACGCGGCCTGA
- the uvrA gene encoding excinuclease ABC subunit UvrA, with protein MADQHNQIRVRGAREHNLKDVNVDIPRGELVVLTGLSGSGKSSLAFDTIYAEGQRRYVESLSAYARQFLELMSKPDVDLIEGLSPAISIEQKTTSRNPRSTVGTVTEIHDYMRLLWARVGVPYSPATGLPIESQTVSQMVDKLSAIAEGERLYLLAPVVRGRKGEYRKEIAEWQKAGFQRLKIDGEFYPIEDAPVLDKKFKHDIDVVVDRLVTKAGLESRYADSLETALKLADGIAVAEWADKEPGEEEPKRLLFSEKFACPVSGFTISEIEPRLFSFNNPYGACPVCDGLGAKLKFDADRVVPDKDRSLHKGAIAPWAKGPSPLYTQTLQALARHYGFSMDVPFWKLDDQARQVILHGSGTEKIRFIYDDNARKYEVNKTFEGVLPNLERRWRETDSSWVREELGRYQSETPCEACDGYRLKPEALAVKIAGKHVGEVSNLSIRHAREWFEALDGQLTAKQMEIARRILKEITDRLRFLVNVGLDYLNLSRGSGTLSGGESQRIRLASQIGSGLTGVLYVLDEPSIGLHQRDNTRLLTSLKGLRDLGNSVLVVEHDEEAIMTADHVIDMGPAAGVHGGEIIAQGTPADIMAEPRSLTGQYLSGAREIEVPEDRRPFSKKKMLRVIGATGNNLKNVTGEIPMGTFTCITGVSGGGKSTFTIETLYKAAARRLHNASDAPAPHERIEGLELFDKVIDIDQSPIGRTPRSNPATYTGAFQPIRDWFAGLPESKSRGYGPGRFSFNVKGGRCEACQGDGLIKIEMHFLPDVYVTCDVCHGHRYNRETLEVMFKGKNIADVLDMTVEEAADFFKAVPPIREKMETLKRVGLGYVKVGQQATTLSGGEAQRVKLSKELSRRATGKTLYILDEPTTGLHFEDVKKLLEVLHELVDQGNTVVVIEHNLDVVKTADWLLDFGPEGGDGGGEIVAFGSPEQVAANSKSWTGRYLAELLERHGQRRGARKKLARA; from the coding sequence ATGGCCGACCAGCACAACCAGATCCGCGTGCGCGGCGCACGTGAGCACAACCTCAAGGACGTCAACGTGGACATCCCGCGCGGCGAGCTGGTGGTGCTCACCGGGCTGTCGGGCTCGGGCAAGAGCTCGCTCGCCTTCGACACCATCTACGCCGAGGGCCAGCGCCGCTACGTCGAGAGCCTGTCGGCCTATGCGCGCCAGTTCCTGGAGCTGATGAGCAAGCCCGACGTGGACCTCATCGAGGGCCTGTCGCCGGCCATCTCCATCGAGCAGAAGACCACCAGTCGCAATCCGCGCTCCACCGTCGGCACGGTGACCGAGATCCACGACTACATGCGCCTTCTGTGGGCGCGCGTCGGGGTGCCCTATTCGCCGGCCACCGGGCTGCCGATCGAGAGCCAGACCGTCAGCCAGATGGTCGACAAGCTCTCCGCCATCGCCGAGGGCGAGCGGCTCTACCTGCTGGCCCCCGTGGTGCGCGGCCGCAAGGGCGAGTACCGCAAGGAGATCGCCGAGTGGCAGAAGGCCGGCTTCCAGCGGCTGAAGATCGACGGCGAGTTCTATCCGATCGAGGACGCCCCGGTCCTCGACAAGAAGTTCAAGCACGACATCGACGTGGTGGTGGACCGGCTGGTGACCAAGGCCGGCCTCGAGAGCCGCTACGCCGACAGCCTGGAGACCGCGCTCAAGCTCGCCGACGGCATCGCCGTGGCCGAGTGGGCCGACAAGGAGCCGGGCGAGGAAGAGCCCAAGCGCCTGCTGTTCTCCGAGAAGTTCGCCTGCCCGGTCTCCGGCTTCACCATCAGCGAGATCGAGCCGCGGCTGTTCTCGTTCAACAACCCCTACGGCGCCTGCCCGGTCTGCGACGGCCTGGGCGCGAAGCTGAAGTTCGACGCCGACCGCGTCGTGCCGGACAAGGACCGCAGCCTGCACAAGGGCGCCATCGCGCCGTGGGCCAAGGGGCCGTCGCCGCTCTACACCCAGACCCTGCAGGCGCTGGCGCGGCACTACGGCTTCTCGATGGACGTGCCGTTCTGGAAGCTCGACGACCAGGCCAGGCAGGTGATCCTGCACGGCTCCGGGACCGAGAAGATCCGCTTCATCTACGACGACAACGCCCGCAAGTACGAGGTCAACAAGACCTTCGAAGGCGTGCTGCCGAACCTCGAGCGCCGGTGGCGCGAGACGGACTCCTCCTGGGTGCGCGAGGAGCTCGGCCGCTACCAGTCGGAGACGCCGTGCGAGGCCTGCGACGGCTACCGCCTGAAGCCTGAGGCCCTGGCGGTGAAGATCGCCGGCAAGCATGTGGGCGAGGTCTCCAACCTCTCCATCCGCCACGCCCGCGAATGGTTCGAGGCGCTGGACGGCCAGCTGACCGCCAAGCAGATGGAGATCGCCCGGCGGATCCTGAAGGAGATCACCGACCGGCTGCGGTTCCTGGTCAACGTCGGCCTCGACTACCTGAACCTGTCGCGCGGCTCCGGCACCCTGTCGGGCGGCGAGAGCCAGCGCATCCGCCTGGCCAGCCAGATCGGCTCGGGCCTGACCGGGGTGCTCTATGTGCTCGACGAGCCGTCCATCGGCCTGCACCAGCGCGACAACACCCGCCTGCTGACCAGCCTCAAGGGCCTGCGCGACCTCGGCAACTCGGTCCTCGTCGTCGAGCACGACGAGGAGGCGATCATGACCGCCGACCATGTCATCGACATGGGTCCGGCGGCGGGCGTCCACGGCGGCGAGATCATCGCCCAGGGCACGCCGGCCGACATCATGGCCGAGCCCAGGAGCCTGACCGGCCAGTACCTCTCCGGCGCCCGCGAGATTGAGGTGCCGGAAGACCGCCGGCCGTTCTCGAAGAAGAAGATGCTGCGGGTGATCGGCGCCACCGGCAACAACCTGAAGAACGTCACCGGCGAGATCCCGATGGGGACCTTCACCTGCATCACCGGGGTGTCGGGCGGCGGCAAGTCGACCTTCACCATCGAGACCCTCTACAAGGCCGCCGCGCGGCGGCTGCACAACGCCTCCGACGCGCCCGCCCCGCACGAGCGGATCGAGGGGCTGGAGCTGTTCGACAAGGTCATCGACATCGACCAGTCGCCGATCGGCCGCACGCCGCGGTCGAATCCGGCCACCTACACCGGCGCCTTCCAACCGATCCGCGACTGGTTCGCGGGCCTGCCGGAATCCAAGTCCCGCGGCTACGGCCCCGGCCGGTTCAGCTTCAACGTCAAGGGCGGCCGCTGCGAGGCCTGCCAGGGCGACGGGCTGATCAAGATCGAGATGCACTTCCTGCCGGACGTCTACGTCACCTGCGACGTCTGCCACGGCCATCGCTACAACCGCGAGACGCTGGAGGTCATGTTCAAAGGTAAGAACATCGCCGATGTGCTTGATATGACGGTGGAAGAGGCGGCCGACTTCTTTAAGGCCGTACCGCCGATCCGCGAGAAGATGGAGACCCTGAAGCGCGTCGGCCTGGGCTATGTGAAGGTCGGGCAGCAGGCCACCACCCTGTCCGGCGGCGAGGCCCAGCGGGTGAAGCTGTCCAAGGAGCTGTCGCGCCGCGCCACCGGCAAGACCCTCTACATCCTCGACGAGCCGACCACCGGCCTGCACTTCGAGGACGTCAAGAAGCTGCTCGAGGTGCTGCACGAGCTGGTCGACCAGGGCAACACCGTGGTGGTCATCGAGCACAACCTCGACGTGGTGAAGACCGCCGACTGGCTGCTCGACTTCGGCCCCGAGGGCGGCGATGGCGGCGGCGAGATCGTGGCCTTCGGCAGTCCCGAGCAGGTGGCCGCCAACTCCAAGAGCTGGACCGGCCGCTACCTCGCCGAACTGCTGGAGCGGCACGGCCAGCGCCGCGGCGCGCGCAAGAAGCTCGCGCGCGCCTGA
- a CDS encoding OPT family oligopeptide transporter, producing MTTIAVGREASRVELTVRGVVLGVLITFAFTAANVYLGLKVALTFATSIPAAVISMALLRAFRNSTIVENNIVQTVASAAGAMASVVFVLPGLVMIGAWSGFPFWTTFGICAAGGILGVMYTIPLRRALVTQSNLPYPEGVAAAQVLTVGSGARGDTAESETDSRLGLLTISVGAIASAAYAAIAASRVFAGEVGGYFRTSNGGATGLGAQMSMALFGAGHLMGVAVGAAMLVGLAVTWGVAVPVLTAMAPAAGAAADVAQGVWSHQVRFIGAGAIGVAAIWTLAKLAVPLWTGIASAIAAQRRRTAGEGAELGRTEQDIPIGVMAVISLICLVPIAVLLANFVSGGPLAPLALPLTIAALAYIVVAGFAVAAVCGYMAGLIGSSNSPVSGMAILSVLGAALLIAAIGMPILHGGDVKPLIAFALLVTSVLIAVAVSANDNLQDLKTGQLVDATPWRQQVALVIGVIAGSAVIPVVLNLLNKAYGFAGANAHAISATPLAAPQATLISTIAAGVVGGNLPWGLIGIGALLGAALVVVDELLRRTGRRSLPPLGAALAIYLPSSVTVPVIIGAFAGWFYDRSVAKRPNGEAAKRLGVLLVSGYIVGDSLLNVAHAGLIVASGKSAPLALVPEDFGPAKLLAITVYGLVAVSLYLWTARQAAKA from the coding sequence ATGACGACGATTGCGGTAGGGCGCGAAGCGTCACGGGTTGAGCTCACGGTCCGCGGCGTGGTGCTGGGGGTGCTGATCACCTTCGCCTTCACCGCCGCCAACGTCTACCTGGGTCTGAAGGTGGCGCTGACCTTCGCCACCTCGATCCCCGCCGCGGTGATCTCGATGGCCCTGCTGCGGGCCTTCCGCAATTCGACCATCGTCGAGAACAACATCGTCCAGACCGTCGCCTCGGCGGCCGGCGCCATGGCCTCGGTGGTCTTCGTGCTGCCCGGCCTGGTGATGATCGGCGCCTGGAGCGGCTTTCCGTTCTGGACCACCTTCGGCATCTGCGCCGCCGGCGGCATCCTCGGGGTGATGTACACCATCCCGCTGCGCCGGGCCCTGGTCACCCAGTCGAACCTGCCCTATCCGGAAGGCGTCGCCGCCGCCCAGGTGCTCACGGTGGGCTCCGGCGCCCGCGGCGACACCGCCGAGTCGGAGACCGACAGCCGGCTCGGTTTGCTCACCATCTCCGTCGGCGCGATCGCCTCCGCCGCCTATGCCGCCATCGCCGCGTCGCGGGTCTTCGCGGGCGAGGTCGGCGGCTATTTCCGCACCTCCAACGGCGGCGCAACAGGGCTGGGCGCGCAGATGTCGATGGCGCTGTTCGGCGCGGGGCACCTGATGGGGGTCGCGGTCGGCGCGGCTATGCTGGTGGGCCTGGCGGTCACCTGGGGCGTCGCCGTGCCGGTGCTCACCGCCATGGCGCCCGCCGCCGGCGCCGCGGCCGACGTGGCGCAGGGCGTCTGGAGCCACCAGGTGCGCTTCATCGGGGCCGGCGCCATCGGCGTGGCGGCCATCTGGACGCTCGCCAAGCTCGCCGTCCCGCTGTGGACCGGCATCGCCAGCGCCATCGCCGCCCAGCGCCGCCGCACGGCCGGCGAAGGCGCCGAGCTCGGCCGCACCGAACAGGACATCCCGATCGGCGTGATGGCGGTGATCTCCCTGATCTGCCTGGTCCCGATCGCCGTCCTGCTGGCCAACTTCGTCTCCGGTGGCCCCCTGGCGCCCTTGGCCCTGCCGCTGACCATCGCGGCGCTGGCCTACATCGTGGTCGCGGGCTTCGCGGTGGCGGCGGTGTGCGGCTACATGGCCGGGCTGATCGGCTCGTCGAACAGCCCGGTGTCCGGCATGGCGATCCTGTCGGTGCTCGGCGCGGCCCTACTGATCGCCGCCATCGGCATGCCGATCCTGCACGGCGGCGACGTCAAGCCGCTGATCGCCTTCGCCCTCCTGGTCACCAGCGTGCTGATCGCTGTGGCGGTCAGCGCCAACGACAACCTGCAGGACCTCAAGACCGGCCAGCTGGTCGACGCCACGCCCTGGCGCCAGCAGGTCGCCCTGGTGATCGGGGTGATCGCCGGCTCGGCGGTGATCCCGGTGGTGCTCAACCTGCTGAACAAGGCCTACGGCTTCGCCGGGGCCAACGCCCACGCCATCTCCGCGACCCCGCTCGCCGCGCCGCAGGCGACGCTGATCTCGACCATCGCCGCCGGCGTGGTCGGCGGAAACCTGCCCTGGGGATTGATCGGCATCGGCGCCCTGCTCGGCGCAGCCCTGGTGGTGGTCGACGAGCTGCTGCGCCGCACCGGCCGCCGCAGCCTGCCGCCGCTGGGCGCTGCGCTGGCCATCTACCTGCCGTCCAGCGTCACCGTGCCGGTGATCATCGGCGCCTTCGCGGGCTGGTTCTACGACCGGTCGGTCGCCAAACGGCCCAACGGCGAGGCCGCCAAGCGGCTCGGCGTGCTGCTGGTCTCCGGCTACATCGTCGGCGACAGCCTGCTCAACGTCGCCCACGCCGGCCTCATCGTGGCCTCCGGCAAGAGCGCGCCGCTGGCCCTGGTCCCGGAGGACTTCGGCCCGGCCAAGCTCCTGGCCATCACGGTCTACGGCCTGGTGGCGGTTTCGCTCTATCTCTGGACCGCCCGGCAGGCCGCCAAGGCCTGA
- a CDS encoding flagellar basal body protein, which produces MAIAANDATDRVDQMILLTERLTELIALEAQAFEQRRPQDAAVYIEETSRLANVYRHESVRIRNNTTLVSAAPPAQRQRLVRATEAFDAVLARQGRALMAAKTVTEGLVRAIAEEVASQRERKSGYGPTAMPPVSSATAATAITLNRRA; this is translated from the coding sequence ATGGCCATCGCCGCCAACGACGCCACCGATCGCGTCGACCAGATGATCCTGCTGACCGAGCGCCTGACCGAGCTGATCGCGCTCGAGGCGCAGGCGTTCGAGCAGCGCCGCCCGCAGGACGCGGCGGTCTACATCGAGGAGACGTCGCGCCTCGCCAACGTCTACCGCCACGAATCCGTGCGGATCCGCAACAACACCACCCTGGTCTCCGCCGCGCCGCCCGCGCAGCGCCAGCGGCTGGTCCGGGCCACCGAGGCCTTCGACGCCGTCCTCGCCCGCCAGGGTCGCGCCCTGATGGCCGCCAAGACGGTCACCGAGGGCCTGGTCCGCGCCATCGCCGAGGAGGTCGCCTCCCAGCGCGAGCGGAAGTCCGGCTACGGCCCGACCGCCATGCCCCCGGTCTCCTCCGCCACGGCCGCCACCGCCATCACCCTGAACCGCCGGGCGTAG
- the trmFO gene encoding methylenetetrahydrofolate--tRNA-(uracil(54)-C(5))-methyltransferase (FADH(2)-oxidizing) TrmFO, translating into MTTLPVHVIGGGLAGSEAAWQIAEAGVPVVLHEMRPVRGTDAHQTDRLAELVCSNSFRADDWTGNAVGLLHAEMRRLGSIILACGDAHQVPAGGALAVDRDGFAGAVTARLEAHPLVTIAREEVAGLPPADWDSVVVATGPLTSPALSDAILGLTGEGELSFFDAIAPIVHLESIDMDVAWRQSRYDKEGPGGDAAAYINCPMDKAQYDAFIDALLAGPKSEFKDWEHVPYFDGCLPIEVMAERGRETLRHGPMKPVGLTNEHNPQEKAWAVVQLRQDNALGTLWNMVGFQTKLKHAAQADIFRTIPGLEKAVFARLGGLHRNTFLNSPRLLDGSLRLKVDPRLRFAGQVTGVEGYVESAAVGLLAGRFAAAERLGRPAVAPPPTTALGALVGHITGGHIEAGKGSFQPMNINYGLLPPLEPPKHGEDGKRLPHKERGRAKKRLMGERALRDLDAWLAGAMALAAAE; encoded by the coding sequence ATGACGACACTTCCTGTGCATGTAATCGGCGGCGGACTCGCCGGGTCTGAGGCCGCCTGGCAGATCGCCGAGGCCGGCGTGCCCGTGGTGCTGCACGAGATGCGGCCAGTGCGCGGCACCGACGCCCACCAGACCGACCGGCTCGCCGAACTGGTCTGCTCCAACTCCTTCCGCGCCGACGACTGGACCGGCAATGCCGTGGGCCTGCTGCACGCGGAGATGCGTCGGCTGGGCTCGATCATCCTGGCCTGCGGAGACGCCCACCAGGTGCCGGCCGGGGGCGCGCTGGCGGTCGACCGTGACGGCTTCGCCGGCGCCGTCACCGCGCGGCTCGAGGCCCACCCCCTGGTCACCATCGCCCGCGAGGAGGTCGCCGGCCTGCCGCCCGCCGACTGGGACAGCGTGGTGGTCGCCACCGGCCCCCTCACCTCGCCGGCGCTTTCCGACGCCATCCTCGGCCTGACCGGCGAAGGCGAACTCTCGTTCTTCGACGCCATCGCGCCGATCGTGCACCTGGAGTCGATCGACATGGACGTGGCGTGGCGCCAGTCGCGCTACGACAAGGAAGGCCCCGGGGGCGACGCCGCCGCCTACATCAACTGCCCGATGGACAAGGCGCAGTACGACGCCTTCATCGACGCTCTGCTGGCCGGCCCGAAGTCCGAGTTCAAGGACTGGGAGCACGTCCCCTACTTCGACGGCTGCCTGCCCATCGAGGTGATGGCCGAACGCGGGCGCGAGACGCTGCGGCACGGGCCGATGAAGCCGGTCGGCCTGACCAACGAGCACAATCCGCAGGAAAAGGCCTGGGCCGTCGTCCAGCTGCGCCAGGACAATGCGCTGGGCACCCTGTGGAACATGGTCGGTTTCCAGACCAAGCTGAAGCACGCGGCTCAGGCCGACATCTTCCGCACCATCCCAGGCCTGGAGAAGGCGGTGTTCGCGCGCCTCGGCGGCCTGCACCGCAACACCTTCCTGAACAGCCCGCGACTGCTGGACGGCTCGCTGCGGCTGAAGGTCGATCCGCGCCTGCGGTTCGCCGGCCAGGTGACGGGCGTGGAAGGCTATGTGGAGAGCGCCGCCGTGGGCCTGCTGGCCGGCCGTTTCGCCGCCGCCGAGCGCCTGGGCCGCCCCGCCGTCGCGCCGCCGCCCACCACGGCGCTGGGCGCACTGGTCGGGCACATCACCGGCGGCCATATCGAGGCCGGCAAGGGCTCGTTCCAGCCGATGAACATCAACTACGGCCTGCTGCCGCCGTTGGAGCCGCCCAAGCACGGCGAGGACGGCAAGCGGCTGCCGCACAAGGAGCGCGGCCGGGCCAAGAAGCGGCTGATGGGCGAACGCGCCCTGCGCGACCTCGACGCCTGGCTGGCCGGCGCCATGGCGCTGGCGGCCGCCGAGTAG
- a CDS encoding flagellar assembly protein FliX: protein MKVIGTGGTSSVGGPRQARPGAAAGGFRLPGPEAAIGPSQTSSTSSVGGVMGVDALLALQDVGGPLERKRRAVGRAGRILDVLDEVKVALLGGELSAQDLDRLQRAVRDERSRTDDPRLEAVLDEVELRAAVEIAKLEQARHAA, encoded by the coding sequence ATGAAGGTCATCGGAACGGGCGGAACCTCATCGGTAGGCGGGCCGCGCCAGGCGCGTCCGGGGGCGGCGGCGGGCGGCTTCCGCCTGCCGGGCCCCGAAGCGGCCATCGGTCCCAGCCAGACGAGCTCGACCAGCTCGGTGGGCGGGGTGATGGGGGTGGACGCCCTGCTGGCCCTGCAGGACGTGGGCGGCCCGCTGGAGCGCAAGCGCCGCGCCGTCGGCCGGGCAGGGCGGATCCTCGACGTGCTGGACGAGGTCAAGGTGGCGCTGCTGGGCGGCGAGCTTTCGGCCCAGGACCTGGATCGGTTGCAACGCGCGGTCCGCGACGAGCGGTCCCGCACGGACGACCCCAGGTTGGAAGCCGTACTCGACGAGGTAGAGCTACGAGCGGCGGTCGAGATCGCCAAGCTGGAGCAGGCTCGCCATGCGGCGTAA
- a CDS encoding flagellar basal body P-ring protein FlgI: MRQTLRLFSAVLLATALTAAPALAKSRIKDIVEFEGVRDNMLVGYGIVVGLNGTGDALRNAPMTKQSLEAMLERLGVNTRDATLNTKNVAAVMVTAKLPAFAAAGSQIDATVSALGDAKSLLGGTLLVTPLLGADGQAYAVSQGTVQTGSISATGASGSSVSKGVPTAGRIAAGAIVEREIGFQLASMTQLRLTLRNPDFTTAGRIAEVINTRFPGAAVAENPTIVAIHPLNGQDMMSFVSQVENLSVEPDAPAKVVIDEVAGVIVMGENVRVSTVAIQQGNLTITVQETPAVSQPAPFSRTGTTTTVPQSNVTVDEEKGKQFITLKNGASLSTLVAGLNALGLTPRDMISILQTIKAAGALQADIEVM; this comes from the coding sequence ATGCGTCAGACCCTCCGCCTCTTCTCCGCCGTCCTCCTGGCCACCGCGCTCACCGCGGCCCCGGCGCTGGCCAAATCGCGCATCAAGGACATCGTCGAGTTCGAAGGCGTGCGCGACAACATGCTGGTGGGCTACGGCATCGTGGTCGGCCTGAACGGCACCGGCGACGCCCTGCGCAACGCCCCGATGACCAAGCAGAGCCTGGAGGCGATGCTGGAGCGGCTGGGGGTCAACACCCGCGACGCCACGCTGAACACCAAGAACGTCGCCGCGGTGATGGTCACCGCCAAGCTCCCGGCCTTCGCCGCCGCCGGTTCGCAGATCGACGCCACCGTCTCGGCGCTCGGCGACGCCAAGAGCCTGCTGGGCGGCACCCTGCTGGTGACCCCGCTGCTGGGCGCGGACGGCCAGGCCTATGCGGTGTCGCAGGGCACCGTGCAGACCGGCTCCATCAGCGCCACGGGCGCCTCCGGCTCCTCGGTCTCCAAGGGCGTCCCCACCGCCGGCCGCATCGCCGCCGGCGCCATCGTCGAGCGCGAGATCGGTTTCCAGCTGGCCAGCATGACCCAGCTGCGGCTCACCCTGCGCAATCCGGACTTCACCACCGCCGGCCGGATCGCCGAGGTGATCAACACCCGCTTCCCAGGGGCCGCGGTGGCCGAGAACCCCACCATCGTCGCCATCCACCCGCTCAACGGCCAGGACATGATGAGCTTCGTCTCCCAGGTGGAGAACCTGTCGGTCGAGCCCGACGCCCCGGCCAAGGTGGTGATCGACGAGGTCGCCGGCGTGATCGTCATGGGCGAGAACGTGCGGGTCTCCACCGTGGCCATCCAGCAGGGCAACCTGACGATCACCGTCCAGGAGACCCCCGCGGTCAGCCAGCCGGCGCCCTTCTCGCGGACCGGGACCACCACCACCGTCCCGCAGAGCAACGTCACCGTCGACGAGGAGAAGGGGAAGCAGTTCATCACGCTGAAGAACGGCGCCTCGCTCTCGACCCTGGTGGCCGGGCTGAACGCCCTGGGCCTCACGCCGCGGGACATGATCTCCATCCTGCAGACCATCAAGGCCGCCGGCGCCCTGCAGGCCGACATCGAGGTGATGTGA
- the dksA gene encoding RNA polymerase-binding protein DksA — MKTATVMAEKPDYRPSEDEEFMNERQIEYFKQKLLNWKEDILRESRETLTHLQSETENHPDLADRASSETDRALELRTRDRQRKLISKIDDALRRIEDGSYGYCEETGEPIGVARLEARPIATLSLEAQERHERRERVHRDD, encoded by the coding sequence ATGAAGACAGCCACGGTTATGGCTGAGAAGCCTGATTATCGTCCTTCTGAGGACGAGGAGTTTATGAATGAGCGCCAAATCGAATATTTCAAACAAAAGCTGCTGAACTGGAAAGAGGACATTCTTCGCGAATCTCGCGAAACCCTCACCCATCTTCAAAGCGAAACTGAAAATCACCCTGACCTGGCCGATCGGGCCTCCTCGGAAACCGACCGTGCTCTTGAATTGCGGACGCGGGACCGGCAACGCAAGCTGATCTCCAAGATCGACGACGCGTTGCGGCGGATCGAGGATGGGAGCTACGGCTACTGCGAAGAAACCGGCGAACCCATCGGGGTCGCCCGGCTGGAGGCCCGGCCGATCGCCACCCTGAGCCTCGAAGCTCAGGAGCGGCACGAGCGCCGGGAACGGGTCCACCGCGACGACTGA
- a CDS encoding glutathione S-transferase family protein: MILYGAPNPAPNPRRVRIFLAEKGVDLRETKIDMMKREHKSPEFRAKNSMGQIPTLELDDGTCISETVAICRYFEEIHPEPALFGKTPVEKATVDMWVRRVEFTVMMPVGNFWRHAHPRTAALLTQFKDFGESNKATYQGAQKWLDRELADRPFLAGEAYSMADICLLSTIDFADWIGLPLEDGFDNLKAWHARVSARPSATA, encoded by the coding sequence ATGATTCTCTACGGCGCGCCCAACCCTGCCCCGAACCCGCGGCGGGTGCGGATCTTCCTGGCCGAGAAGGGCGTCGATCTTCGGGAGACGAAGATCGACATGATGAAGCGCGAGCATAAGTCGCCGGAATTCCGCGCCAAGAATTCCATGGGCCAAATCCCCACGCTGGAGCTCGACGACGGGACCTGCATCTCCGAAACCGTGGCCATCTGCCGTTACTTCGAGGAGATCCATCCGGAGCCCGCGCTATTCGGCAAAACGCCGGTGGAGAAGGCCACCGTCGACATGTGGGTGCGCCGGGTGGAGTTCACGGTGATGATGCCGGTGGGCAACTTCTGGCGCCATGCGCACCCGCGCACCGCCGCCCTGCTGACCCAGTTCAAGGACTTCGGGGAGTCCAACAAGGCCACCTATCAGGGCGCCCAGAAGTGGCTGGACCGCGAGCTGGCCGACCGGCCGTTCCTAGCCGGCGAGGCCTACAGCATGGCCGATATCTGCCTGCTCTCCACGATCGACTTCGCCGACTGGATCGGCCTGCCGCTGGAGGATGGGTTCGACAACCTGAAGGCCTGGCACGCCCGGGTGTCGGCCCGCCCCAGCGCGACCGCCTAG
- a CDS encoding rod-binding protein, producing MAGLSIAPVSLTPALLGGQPATASAAELSKRREIKATAQKFEASFLSTMMQQMFEGVNTSAPFGGGPGEEMFRSLMTDAMATQMTKAGGIGIAHTVQQEMLKLQGLK from the coding sequence ATGGCCGGCCTGTCGATCGCCCCCGTCAGCCTCACGCCCGCCCTGCTCGGCGGCCAGCCCGCCACGGCCAGCGCCGCCGAGCTCTCCAAGCGCCGTGAGATCAAGGCGACGGCCCAGAAGTTCGAGGCCTCGTTCCTGTCGACCATGATGCAGCAGATGTTCGAAGGCGTGAACACCTCCGCGCCGTTCGGCGGCGGCCCGGGCGAGGAGATGTTCAGGTCGCTGATGACCGACGCCATGGCCACCCAGATGACCAAGGCCGGCGGCATCGGCATCGCCCACACCGTCCAGCAAGAAATGCTCAAGCTCCAGGGACTGAAGTAG